Within the Nitrospira sp. genome, the region AGATGGCCGAGTTCATGAATGCCAATATCCCTGGGGTCTCGGTTCCGCAAGACATGATCGAAGAACTGAAGGCGGCGGGTGACAAGCATGCGATCGAGGCGGGTGTGGAGATCGCCGTCCGCACCATCAAGGCCGTGCGTCCGCACTGCGATGGGGTGCACATCATGGCGATCAAGGCGACTGAGCGATTGCCCCAGATCATTGACAAGGCCGGATTGAGTTAGGCCATGCGATGAACATTCCCGAGTTCCGAGTCTGTAAGCGGGACGGCAAGAAGATTCTGCTCGTGACAGCCTATGATGCCCTGTTTACGCGGATCATCGAGCAGGCTGGGATCGAGGCTATTCTGGTGGGGGATTCCCTCGGCGTGGTCGTGCAAGGGAGGCGCGACACACTGTCGGTGACGATGGACGACATGGGGTATCACACCAAGATAGTGGCCGGAGCCGCTGAGCGTGCCTGCGTCATTGCGGATATGCCTTTCATGAGTTATCAGGTGGGCGTTGAGGATGCCGTGCGCAACGCCGGCCGGTTGATTCAGGCCGGTGCGGCGGCAGTGAAGCTGGAAGGCGGTGCGGCGGTGGTCGATCGGGTGCAAACTCTCACGAGATTCGGCATCCCCGTAATGGGACACCTCGGCATGACGCCGCAGTCCGTGCATCAATACGGCGGTTACAAAGTACAGGGCAGGACCGCCGATCAAGCAGCGCAGCTGATTGAGGATGCGAAGGCGTTGGAAGAGGCCGGTGCCTTCTCAGTGGTCCTCGAGGCGATTCCGGTGGAGGTAGCCCGCCGCGTCACGGCGGCCTTGTCCATTCCCACGATCGGCATCGGAGCCGGTCCTCATTGCGATGGGCAGATTCTGGTCCTCTACGATTTGCTTGGATTGTTCGATGAGTTCGTGCCCAAATTCGTGAAACCGTACGCCCACCTCAAAGCCGATGCCCTGCAGGCACTCCGACGCTACAAGGAGGAAGTCGAGCAGGGGAAGTTCCCCTCCGACTCAGAGTCTTATTCCTAGCGCCTCCCTCACGCGTGAACCGCCATTCTGGACAGGTTCCGAAGTCCTTGACCAATCACGAGCGACGAATTAGTGGTTATGACCGTCTCGGTGTGCGGCATTGCTCGCATCGCACTTGAAACACGGCGCGATCTTCTAGGCGCACGGCCGTGAGGGTGCGGCCCCAGACGCAGCCGCTGTCGAGACCGATCACGGTGCTTTCTAAAAGAAGGCCGAGTGCCGACCAGTGTCCGAAGACCACCGTTGCCTCTGCATGGCGCCGATTCGGCGCGTGGAACCACGGAAGATATCCAGCCGGAATGTCATTTAATTCGCCCTTGAAGTGATAGTTGATCCGGCCGTTCGTTGTACACACGCGGAGGCGGGTCATGACGTCGATGATGGCCTTCAATCGAGGCACCCCGCGGAGAGCCTCGTCGTAGTCTTGCCGCTCCAGGACAAATAACTGCTCCATCAGCTCTCGGAAGTCCCGCCCCCTGAGCGCGTCCGCGACCTCTTGGCTGAGCATCCGGGCCTCCTGCAGGGACCACTGGGGAAGCAGTCCGGCATGGACCATCACATAGGGAGGCTCTTCATACAGCAAGGGCTGTTCGCGAAGCCACTGGAGGAGTTCCCATCGATCCGTGGCATCGAGCACGTCTGTGAACGTGTCCTTGGCTCGTGGCTTCAGCAATCCCTCTCCGGCGGCCAGCAAATAGAGATCGTGATTGCCAAGTACCGTCCGGGCGCGATCGCCCAGGTTTCTGATGAGACGGAGCACTTCGGCGGATTCGGGACCGCGATTCACCAGGTCCCCGACGAACCAGAGTCGGTCACGTTGTGGATTCCAGGGGAGGCGATCGATCAGATCTCTGAGCGCGGCGGCACAACCCTGGATATCGCCGATTGCGTAGGTGGCCATAGAAGATGGAGGGATCGCGCGAAGCCTACCCGGTCTGGTGAGCTTTTACAAGGACTCGGGCGTGGTCTCCTATGGCGGAGCAGCAGGATTGGGATATCGGCGAGAGAAATCGGGATGATGCACCGGTACGCGGCCTGTCAGGCGGCTGTCAGCCTTCGTGATCCTTGTGATTTGTTCGTCAGCATCTGGGCGATCCGTTCGGCGGGTTCCGCCGCACCGTACAGGTGGCCTTGGATATCGTCGCACCCGAGACTGCGAAGCACATCGAGTTGCTGTTGGGTCTCCACGTTCTTGGCCACCACCCGGCATCGGAGTCCATGGCCCAACCCAATCACCGCCGCCGTAATGCCGTTCTGGCTCGATGGGTGAACTGTGTGATGCACGAAGGACGGAGCAATCTTGATGGTGTCGATGGGAAGCCGGGAGAGTTCTCTGAGCGAAGACGAGCCGGCCCCGAAATCGTCCACGGCGATCCGGATGCCGAGAGACTTCAGGCGTTTGAGCAATTTCATCGAGTGGGCGAGATCGTGCATGATCGCACCTTCCGTGAGTTCCACTTCGAACAAGTCCGGCGTCGGTCCTATATCCTGTACGGCCAAACTGATGATCTCGACGAGGGTTTGTTGCCGAACGTGATAATCTGACAGGTTGACGGACACCCGAATCGCCGGGGTACCAGCCAAGCGCCAGGCTTTCTGTTGGGCGCACGCAGTGCGGATCACCCACTCACCAAGTGCAACTCCGAGTCCGGCTCCCTCGGCGAGGGGGACGAATTGGCTGGGCGGCACGATGCCACGCGTGGGATGATGCCATCGAACGAATGCCTCCACCGCGCTGATCGACCACCGTTTGATGTCCACCTGTGGTTGGTAGTGGAGAGCCAATTCACGGTGTTCCATCGCGTGACGCAGGTCCTGTTCCAGAGCTTGACGATCCTCGGCGGCCGCGTCCATTTCCTTCACGAAATATTCAAACCGGTCGCCACCCTTGGCCTTCGCTGATTGGAGGGCGGACTCCGCGTTCTTCACCAGCATGTCGATGTCGGATCCGTCCTGCGGGAACACCGTAATCCCGATGCTCGCCGTGATGACCATGTGGGTGTCTCCTTCGCCGATCGGTCGATGGAGGGCCGCCAACAACCGGCGGGCGACCTTGGCTGCATCACGCTCGGATGACATGTCCGACAGGCAGAGCGCGAACGTGTCGCCCACCAGCCGTGCCAACGTTGAGCCGGCTTGGATGGACACTCCGCTAGCGATAAGATCGTCTTTGCGCAGACATTCCTTCAATCGGTCGCTCATGAGTTTCAACACTTCGTCTCCTCGACTCATACCATGCACATCGTTGATATGGCGAAATTGATCCATGTTCACCAGCAGGAGAGCTCCGATGGCCTGCCGTTCGAGCGCCTTCAAAACAGTCTTGCCAACCCGATCTTTGAAGAGCTGTTGATTGGGAAGATTGGTGAGCGTGTCATAGTACGTGGAGAGAAACAGTTGGGTCTCGGCCATGCGCCGGTCGGTAATGTCCTGGACGGTCCCATTGACCGCACACGTAAGCCCCTGCTCGTCGATCACGGGCTCCACATGTTCTGTCACGATTCGCTCGGATCCGTCGGGACGCCGAATCCGATAGTCGATCGAAGACGTGCGCTGCCCGTAGCGAGAGATGCCCATGCTCTGTCGTACAAGCTCTTCGTCCTCCGGATGGACCAAGGCCATGTACCCGTCCCACGTATTGGCGAATTCTCCGAGCGAGACGCCCAAGATTCGGTACATCTCCTCGGACAGGGTTAACTGATCGGTCGCCACCTTCCACGTCCAGGTGCCGAGCCCAGCCAGGTGCTGGGCACGTGCAAGGTTGGTTTGGCTCTCACGGAGAGCATTCATGATGCGAGCAGTACGCAACATGTATCGGACCCGATTGCTCAGTATCAGAACCTGCCACGGCTTCGAAATAAAATCGGTTGCTCCCATGTCGTATGCCTTCTCGATGGAATCCACGTCGTCGAGCCCGGTCATGATCAAAATCGGCACGTGGCTGCCGCCTGGCAGGTGCCGAAGAGCGTGACAGGTCTCGAATCCGTCCATGCCCGGCATCATCACGTCGAGGAGCACGATATCGGGCGCGAGCCGCTTGAAGATGGCCACGGCCTCATCGCCGGAGCCGGCCTCTTCTACGAGCAGGCCGGCCTGCTCAAGCACCTGCCGGGTGAGCAGGCGTACGGTCAGATCGTCGTCGGCGACGAGGGCGATGGGCTGTGGTCGGGAAATGTGGCTTGTCATCGAGATCTCATCGGGTTGTGCGCGCGGAGCGCGCGGTGAAACGCACGGGACTTGTCATGGGCCCTCGTCATGCCACGAA harbors:
- a CDS encoding two-component system response regulator, with product MTSHISRPQPIALVADDDLTVRLLTRQVLEQAGLLVEEAGSGDEAVAIFKRLAPDIVLLDVMMPGMDGFETCHALRHLPGGSHVPILIMTGLDDVDSIEKAYDMGATDFISKPWQVLILSNRVRYMLRTARIMNALRESQTNLARAQHLAGLGTWTWKVATDQLTLSEEMYRILGVSLGEFANTWDGYMALVHPEDEELVRQSMGISRYGQRTSSIDYRIRRPDGSERIVTEHVEPVIDEQGLTCAVNGTVQDITDRRMAETQLFLSTYYDTLTNLPNQQLFKDRVGKTVLKALERQAIGALLLVNMDQFRHINDVHGMSRGDEVLKLMSDRLKECLRKDDLIASGVSIQAGSTLARLVGDTFALCLSDMSSERDAAKVARRLLAALHRPIGEGDTHMVITASIGITVFPQDGSDIDMLVKNAESALQSAKAKGGDRFEYFVKEMDAAAEDRQALEQDLRHAMEHRELALHYQPQVDIKRWSISAVEAFVRWHHPTRGIVPPSQFVPLAEGAGLGVALGEWVIRTACAQQKAWRLAGTPAIRVSVNLSDYHVRQQTLVEIISLAVQDIGPTPDLFEVELTEGAIMHDLAHSMKLLKRLKSLGIRIAVDDFGAGSSSLRELSRLPIDTIKIAPSFVHHTVHPSSQNGITAAVIGLGHGLRCRVVAKNVETQQQLDVLRSLGCDDIQGHLYGAAEPAERIAQMLTNKSQGSRRLTAA
- the apaH gene encoding bis(5'-nucleosyl)-tetraphosphatase, symmetrical; translated protein: MATYAIGDIQGCAAALRDLIDRLPWNPQRDRLWFVGDLVNRGPESAEVLRLIRNLGDRARTVLGNHDLYLLAAGEGLLKPRAKDTFTDVLDATDRWELLQWLREQPLLYEEPPYVMVHAGLLPQWSLQEARMLSQEVADALRGRDFRELMEQLFVLERQDYDEALRGVPRLKAIIDVMTRLRVCTTNGRINYHFKGELNDIPAGYLPWFHAPNRRHAEATVVFGHWSALGLLLESTVIGLDSGCVWGRTLTAVRLEDRAVFQVRCEQCRTPRRS
- the panB gene encoding 3-methyl-2-oxobutanoate hydroxymethyltransferase; amino-acid sequence: MNIPEFRVCKRDGKKILLVTAYDALFTRIIEQAGIEAILVGDSLGVVVQGRRDTLSVTMDDMGYHTKIVAGAAERACVIADMPFMSYQVGVEDAVRNAGRLIQAGAAAVKLEGGAAVVDRVQTLTRFGIPVMGHLGMTPQSVHQYGGYKVQGRTADQAAQLIEDAKALEEAGAFSVVLEAIPVEVARRVTAALSIPTIGIGAGPHCDGQILVLYDLLGLFDEFVPKFVKPYAHLKADALQALRRYKEEVEQGKFPSDSESYS